CGCAAGGTACTTGACGCCAACAGAGGCTCACATGCTTTGCTCTTGCCTCAACGCGGGTGGCGTGCCGGCCGAAGCTGGCGACACAAATCTTGTGCAGGCGCACTCTTTGCTGGCAGGAGCGGTTGGCGGCGCCAGCATCCGTGTGCCTGCCAACTATGTCGCGGAGGCACGTGAGCTCATTGCGGCCTTCAAGCGCGGAGACTTTGCGCTCGATGAAGACTTCAATTCCGACGAGTCCTCGCCCTGATCCTTCTCTCCCGCCAGCGGCCTGCGGGCGCGGCTGAGCTCTAAGATCGAGTGTCACCAAGTCGTCCACGCAAGCAATTCGGTGGCCCCACGTCGCCGAATTCGCACACCACGGGAGAGCCTTCATGCCGCTGACCCACTTCTCGCCTGAATCGTCCGCCCGTTGGTCACGCCGAATCGCTCTTGGCCTCCTGGCCATTGCCGTCTCGATGCCGACAGCAGCGGCTCAAGTCGATGACGTCAGGGCTGTCGAAGCCCTCGACATTGAGTACCAGGCAGCCGTTGAAAGGGGCGACGCAAGTTCAATGGCGCAAATCCTCTCGGACGACTTCGTGCTCACTACGGGCACTGGAAAGACGTACTCAAAGTCTGAGTTGCTTGCTTCAGCGCGAGATGGTGTCACCGTCTACGAACACCAAGTGGCGAGTTCGAGGACCGTTCGCGTCTGGGGTGACACAGCAGTTGTCACCGCGCTTCTCTGGCTCAAGGGCAGCAGCGCCGGCAAGCCGTTTGACTATCGTCTTTGGTATAGCGACACCTACGTCCGCTTTGCGTCAGGCTGGCGCTACGTCTTCGGTCAGGCCTCTTTGCCTCTGCCGGGCGGCGCGCTGCAGTCCAAGTGACGCCAAAGCCCTTGCATCGAACCTTGGGCAGCAGATGACGACGCCGAGCAGGGGATGGATCTTTCTGGCAATGCTGATCGCCTCGGCGGGCTCTGCCATCCACGTCGCCGCAATTTTGGGTGGCCCGTCTTGGTACGCGTTTTTTGATGCGCCGCCGTTCATCGTGGCGTCCGCTCAAGCGGGCACTTGGCTGGCCCCGGTCAGTGCAACAGTCATTGCAGGGCTTATGTCGCTGTGTGCTGTTTATGCGGCCTCGGCGCTTGGTCTCATCCGTCAGCTCCCTCTGTTGCGTCTGGGCCTGGCTGGCATTGCGGCATCAACGGGGGCTGTTGTCGAACCCCTCCGCATAGCAGGCTTGCCTGCGGCTGGTCCCTGATGTCGAAGCTTGGACAACTGAAATGCCGTCCCAGACAGCGGCTTGGGGCCAGGCCCAGACCACCGAGGAGCGTCGCCCGATGATGATCACCGCCGATGTTTTGCTGCGCGTGCTGTCGCTGTGTGTCGTGCTCGCTGGCGCGGAGACGCTGCATGGCATTGCGCGCACCCTGCTGCTGGTGCCGCGCATCGGCAAGGAGCGCGCCATCAAGCTGAGTGCCCTGACGGGTTCGATGCTGGCCTTGCTGATCTGCCTGGTGCTGGTGCCGACTATCGGCCTGGCCGGCGCGCGGCAGCATCTGTTGCTGGGGCTGGTGCTGGCCCTGTTCATGGCGGGCTTCGACCTCGCCATCGGTAAGCTGCTGATGCGCAAGTCCTGGCAGAAGCTGTGGCCCGACTTCGACCCGCGCACCGGCAACTACCTGAGCTTCGGCCTGGC
This portion of the Paucibacter sediminis genome encodes:
- a CDS encoding nuclear transport factor 2 family protein, with the translated sequence MPLTHFSPESSARWSRRIALGLLAIAVSMPTAAAQVDDVRAVEALDIEYQAAVERGDASSMAQILSDDFVLTTGTGKTYSKSELLASARDGVTVYEHQVASSRTVRVWGDTAVVTALLWLKGSSAGKPFDYRLWYSDTYVRFASGWRYVFGQASLPLPGGALQSK